A stretch of the Psychroserpens sp. Hel_I_66 genome encodes the following:
- a CDS encoding uroporphyrinogen-III synthase has protein sequence MTKVKTILVSQPEPKIENSPYFDLQEKQKVKIDFRPFIHVEGVEAKEIRQQKVDLSHYTAIILTSRNSVDHFFRVADEMRFKVPDTMKYFCQSEAVAYYLQKYVVYRKRKIYVGKRTFADLSPLIKKYKDESFLLPTTDKLKPEVPEILNDLGVKWKQSVFYKTVISDLSDLANVYYDILVFFSPSGIESLFHNFPEFKQNETRIAVFGNTTVKAVESHGLRVDISAPTPETPSMTMALEKYIDKVNKGK, from the coding sequence ATGACGAAAGTGAAAACAATTTTAGTATCTCAACCAGAGCCTAAAATAGAAAATTCGCCTTACTTTGATCTTCAAGAAAAGCAAAAAGTAAAGATAGATTTCAGACCATTTATTCATGTTGAAGGTGTAGAAGCTAAAGAAATTAGACAACAAAAAGTTGATCTTTCTCATTATACAGCTATAATTCTTACAAGTAGGAATTCTGTTGACCACTTTTTCAGAGTTGCAGATGAAATGCGATTTAAAGTGCCAGACACAATGAAATACTTCTGCCAGTCTGAAGCTGTCGCTTACTATCTTCAAAAATATGTAGTATATAGAAAACGTAAGATTTATGTTGGCAAACGCACATTTGCAGATTTATCTCCATTAATTAAAAAATATAAAGATGAATCTTTTTTATTGCCTACAACAGATAAACTAAAACCAGAAGTTCCTGAAATCTTAAATGATTTAGGAGTAAAATGGAAACAGTCTGTATTTTATAAAACCGTTATTAGCGATTTGTCAGACCTGGCAAATGTGTACTATGATATTTTAGTGTTTTTTAGCCCTTCAGGTATTGAATCATTATTTCATAATTTCCCAGAATTCAAGCAGAACGAAACCAGAATTGCTGTTTTTGGAAACACAACAGTCAAGGCTGTTGAATCACACGGATTGAGAGTGGATATTTCTGCACCAACACCTGAAACGCCATCAATGACAATGGCATTAGAAAAATACATTGATAAAGTAAATAAAGGAAAATAA
- a CDS encoding DUF4271 domain-containing protein, whose translation MLRDAISNDWFTIFLVIGLTFITVAKFFYAHRFKDFLVVIGNSKYLKIYAREQKFIDGFDALLFFNLVFSISIFAFISYSTIVNPSEFNINQFFKLLFGIGVLFLIKVLLERLIASLFDIDDIIDSYLFQKTTFKNYSGLILFPINCVLIYTLSPTNTIIYTIIYVTIGLIILINLIGFVSSFKNHQKLLINNIFYFILYLCALEIGPYLILYKLIKDFNA comes from the coding sequence ATGCTTAGAGATGCTATTTCCAATGATTGGTTTACTATTTTTTTAGTGATAGGTTTAACCTTTATAACTGTTGCTAAATTCTTTTATGCGCATAGGTTTAAGGATTTTTTAGTTGTTATCGGTAACTCTAAATATTTAAAAATCTATGCAAGAGAGCAAAAGTTCATTGATGGTTTTGATGCGCTTTTGTTTTTTAACCTTGTATTCTCTATTTCTATCTTTGCTTTTATAAGTTATTCTACAATAGTTAATCCTTCAGAATTTAATATCAATCAATTTTTCAAGTTACTTTTTGGGATTGGAGTTCTCTTTCTAATCAAGGTATTGTTAGAACGTTTAATTGCGAGTCTCTTTGACATTGATGACATTATAGACTCCTATTTATTTCAAAAAACGACATTTAAAAATTATTCTGGACTAATTTTATTTCCTATAAATTGTGTTTTAATTTATACCCTTTCACCAACAAATACCATAATATATACTATAATTTATGTAACAATTGGCCTTATTATTTTAATTAATCTAATTGGATTTGTCTCTTCTTTTAAGAATCATCAAAAATTACTAATAAATAACATATTCTATTTTATTTTGTATCTTTGCGCACTTGAAATTGGACCCTATCTAATTTTATATAAGTTAATTAAAGATTTCAACGCTTAA